The Corynebacterium glaucum genome includes a region encoding these proteins:
- the frr gene encoding ribosome recycling factor: MIDDVLLDAEERMTSSVDHTRDELVTIRTGRANPAMFNGVMADFYGAPTPINQMATISVPEPRMLIVKPYDPSTMGEIENAIRNSDLGVNPTDDGQVIRVTIPQLTEERRKDLVKQAKSKGEEGKVAIRNVRRHGMEALKKIQKDGDAGEDEVQTAEKALDKTTQTYVAQIDDLVAKKEAELMEV; the protein is encoded by the coding sequence ATGATTGATGACGTTTTGCTTGACGCCGAAGAGCGCATGACCTCCTCCGTTGACCACACCCGCGATGAGTTGGTGACCATTCGCACTGGTCGCGCGAACCCGGCGATGTTCAACGGCGTCATGGCGGATTTCTATGGCGCACCTACGCCGATCAACCAGATGGCAACGATTTCCGTGCCGGAACCGCGAATGCTAATCGTGAAGCCGTACGACCCGTCCACCATGGGTGAAATCGAGAACGCCATCCGCAATTCCGACCTCGGCGTGAACCCGACCGATGACGGCCAGGTAATCCGCGTGACCATTCCGCAGCTCACTGAGGAGCGCCGTAAGGATCTGGTGAAGCAGGCCAAGTCGAAAGGTGAAGAGGGTAAGGTTGCGATCCGCAACGTCCGCCGCCACGGCATGGAAGCGCTGAAAAAGATCCAAAAGGACGGCGACGCGGGCGAGGACGAGGTGCAGACTGCGGAGAAGGCGCTGGACAAGACCACACAGACCTACGTGGCTCAGATTGATGATCTGGTGGCGAAGAAGGAAGCCGAGCTGATGGAGGTCTAA
- the pyrH gene encoding UMP kinase: protein MLKLGGEMFGGGKVGIDPDVVESVAAQIAAVAKTGAEIAVVIGGGNFFRGAQLQQRGMDRARSDYMGMLGTVMNCLALQDFLQQEGVDCRVQTAINMAQIAEPYLPLRAARHLEKGRVVIFGAGMGMPYFSTDTTAAQRALEIGCEVLLMAKGVDGVYDSDPRTNPDAKMFDEITPREVIEKGLKVADATAFSLCMDNNMPILVFNLLKEGNIARAVSGEQVGTLVA, encoded by the coding sequence ATGTTGAAGCTGGGTGGTGAGATGTTCGGCGGTGGAAAGGTCGGCATCGACCCGGATGTCGTGGAGAGCGTCGCTGCACAGATCGCTGCGGTAGCCAAGACCGGTGCAGAGATCGCTGTGGTGATTGGCGGCGGCAACTTCTTCCGCGGCGCGCAGTTGCAACAGCGCGGCATGGACCGCGCCCGTTCTGACTACATGGGCATGCTCGGCACCGTGATGAACTGCCTGGCGCTCCAGGACTTCTTGCAGCAAGAAGGCGTGGATTGCCGTGTGCAAACCGCGATCAACATGGCCCAGATCGCTGAGCCGTACCTGCCGCTGCGTGCAGCCCGCCACTTGGAGAAGGGCCGCGTTGTGATCTTCGGCGCCGGAATGGGCATGCCGTACTTCTCCACGGACACCACCGCCGCGCAGCGCGCACTGGAGATCGGCTGCGAGGTCCTGCTCATGGCGAAGGGCGTCGACGGCGTCTACGACTCCGACCCGCGCACCAATCCGGATGCCAAGATGTTCGATGAGATTACCCCGCGCGAGGTCATCGAGAAGGGCCTGAAGGTCGCAGACGCCACCGCGTTCTCCCTCTGCATGGACAATAACATGCCGATTTTGGTGTTCAACCTGCTCAAGGAAGGCAACATTGCCCGCGCCGTGTCTGGCGAGCAGGTGGGCACGCTCGTCGCTTAG
- a CDS encoding phosphatidate cytidylyltransferase codes for MTEPRTDRTAASARASADRANPSRWPSAPRLKAPKPKNKAGRDLPAAIITGVVLGALVIGAVYVGPTAWYPLVAVAVALAMWEVLTRLREAGYQQPRTLLIILGQIMLWASSIYASGGLVGAYAITVLFLMFWRLFHNGREAKPENYLRDTAVGIFVLTWIPLFGSFAAMISLIDEGGIPGSNFILAFMLCVVASDVGGYVAGVMFGSHPMAPAVSPNKSWEGFAGSIVFGIITGTLVVHFLIQGPWWMGIIMGVALVVCATMGDLVESQFKRELGIKDMSNLLPGHGGLMDRLDGMLPAAAATYALLNAAVIMNPF; via the coding sequence GTGACCGAACCGCGCACCGACCGAACCGCCGCCAGTGCCAGGGCAAGCGCTGATCGCGCGAACCCTAGCCGGTGGCCGTCGGCGCCCCGGCTCAAAGCCCCCAAACCCAAGAACAAAGCGGGGCGCGACCTGCCGGCGGCAATCATCACCGGTGTGGTGCTCGGTGCCTTGGTCATCGGTGCCGTGTACGTCGGTCCGACAGCCTGGTACCCACTGGTCGCCGTGGCGGTGGCACTGGCGATGTGGGAGGTGCTGACCCGCCTGCGCGAGGCTGGCTACCAGCAACCCCGCACGCTGCTGATCATTTTGGGCCAGATTATGCTCTGGGCGTCCTCCATCTACGCCTCGGGTGGCCTGGTGGGCGCCTACGCCATCACCGTGCTGTTCTTGATGTTCTGGCGCCTGTTCCACAATGGCCGAGAAGCGAAACCGGAGAACTACCTGCGCGACACGGCGGTGGGCATCTTCGTACTCACCTGGATCCCGCTGTTCGGCTCGTTCGCGGCGATGATCTCGCTTATCGACGAGGGCGGCATCCCCGGCTCCAACTTCATCCTCGCGTTCATGCTCTGCGTGGTAGCGAGCGATGTTGGCGGGTATGTCGCCGGCGTGATGTTCGGGTCCCACCCAATGGCGCCGGCGGTGAGCCCAAACAAGAGTTGGGAAGGATTCGCCGGCTCCATCGTGTTCGGCATCATCACCGGCACGCTGGTGGTGCACTTCCTCATCCAGGGCCCCTGGTGGATGGGCATCATCATGGGTGTCGCGCTGGTTGTCTGCGCGACCATGGGCGACCTGGTGGAAAGCCAATTCAAGCGCGAGCTGGGCATTAAGGACATGTCGAACCTTCTGCCGGGCCACGGTGGACTCATGGATCGTCTCGACGGCATGTTGCCCGCTGCGGCCGCCACCTACGCGCTGCTCAATGCCGCGGTAATCATGAACCCGTTCTAA
- a CDS encoding amidase family protein encodes MHHPAFSFVAREPLRTSNSGRLAGWEIPVKDSTDVAGMPTTDGNPQRSRLAVESDPIVHMLLDAGAAIPAKTLTSELGATCYAERDGVPVLESPAYPGCTPGGSSTGAGVAVGLGLARAAHGTDAGGSIRVPAAACEVVGFKGRGRSIAAHGFLTRTVADQFTILGWPRPPHRRLRIGVLTEALFVDAAVDGCRGGTVDKLASSLQHDVVELHPYPEARETFGHFSTRIKRAFAKIDPLDNAYLAWLKAQGQRITADELDAAQAHCEALPGLLARHWGVDVLLSPTLAFDPPKLGYFSSLSPDESFYQQTVWSPWCSLFNVTGTPAVALGPVHLGALTINGAELLALAAEVEAILPGAER; translated from the coding sequence ATGCACCACCCCGCGTTCAGCTTTGTCGCTCGTGAGCCACTGCGCACAAGCAACAGCGGGAGGCTCGCTGGCTGGGAGATACCCGTCAAAGACTCCACCGACGTCGCTGGCATGCCCACCACTGATGGCAATCCACAGCGCTCGCGCCTCGCAGTCGAAAGCGATCCCATTGTGCACATGCTTCTCGACGCCGGGGCCGCGATCCCCGCCAAGACGCTCACCTCCGAACTCGGCGCGACCTGCTACGCAGAGCGCGACGGAGTGCCGGTATTGGAGTCGCCCGCATATCCCGGTTGCACACCCGGAGGATCTTCGACCGGCGCTGGCGTGGCGGTGGGGCTAGGCCTAGCCCGCGCAGCGCACGGCACCGATGCTGGCGGCTCGATCCGCGTCCCGGCAGCTGCCTGCGAGGTCGTTGGCTTCAAAGGTCGCGGTCGCAGTATTGCTGCGCACGGATTCCTCACGCGCACTGTCGCCGACCAGTTCACGATTCTTGGATGGCCGCGCCCACCTCATCGGCGCTTGCGTATCGGCGTGCTCACCGAAGCATTGTTCGTTGACGCTGCGGTGGATGGGTGTCGCGGGGGAACCGTCGATAAGCTTGCGAGCTCCCTTCAGCACGATGTGGTGGAGCTCCATCCCTACCCCGAAGCCCGCGAGACATTCGGGCATTTTTCGACGCGGATTAAGCGGGCCTTTGCGAAGATTGATCCGCTGGACAACGCGTATCTCGCGTGGCTGAAGGCGCAGGGTCAGAGAATTACTGCCGACGAGTTGGATGCAGCGCAGGCGCATTGCGAAGCACTGCCGGGCTTACTGGCACGCCACTGGGGCGTAGATGTGCTGCTCTCCCCCACGCTGGCGTTCGACCCGCCGAAGCTGGGGTATTTTTCCTCGCTCAGCCCAGATGAGAGCTTTTACCAGCAAACGGTGTGGTCACCGTGGTGCTCGCTGTTCAACGTCACCGGCACACCAGCGGTCGCGCTCGGGCCGGTGCACCTCGGCGCGCTCACAATCAACGGTGCAGAGCTGCTTGCGCTCGCCGCGGAGGTTGAGGCAATCCTGCCTGGAGCTGAGCGCTAA
- the tsf gene encoding translation elongation factor Ts has protein sequence MANYTAADVKKLRETTGSGMLDCKKALEETGGDFDKAVEQLRIKGAKDVGKRAERNALEGLVAVHENTIVEINSETDFVAKNQEFKDIAAEIAKAASAAKANSQEELANADVNGETAHDVLERLSAKIGEKLELRRAATIEGDNIEAYLHQKAADLPPAVGVLVAYTGDNAEAAHQVALQIAAMKARYLTQENVPADVVEKERAVQEEITRNEGKPEAAIAKIVEGRMGGFFKDVVLLDQPSLADSKKTVKQFADEAGIQITDFVRYEVGQA, from the coding sequence ATGGCGAACTACACCGCAGCAGATGTCAAGAAGCTCCGTGAGACCACTGGCTCCGGCATGCTCGACTGCAAGAAGGCACTCGAGGAAACCGGCGGCGACTTCGACAAGGCCGTCGAGCAACTGCGCATCAAGGGCGCCAAGGACGTGGGCAAGCGTGCTGAGCGCAACGCGCTCGAGGGCCTGGTTGCAGTTCACGAGAACACCATCGTGGAGATCAACTCCGAGACCGACTTCGTGGCTAAGAACCAGGAGTTCAAGGACATCGCCGCCGAGATCGCGAAGGCAGCCTCTGCAGCGAAGGCCAACTCCCAGGAGGAGCTGGCAAACGCTGACGTGAACGGCGAGACCGCGCACGACGTGCTCGAGCGCCTCTCCGCCAAGATCGGTGAGAAGCTGGAACTGCGCCGCGCCGCCACCATCGAGGGCGACAACATTGAGGCGTACCTGCACCAGAAGGCTGCCGATCTGCCGCCGGCAGTGGGCGTGCTGGTTGCCTACACCGGCGACAACGCTGAGGCTGCACACCAGGTCGCGCTGCAGATTGCTGCGATGAAGGCTCGTTACCTCACCCAGGAGAACGTCCCGGCTGACGTCGTCGAAAAGGAGCGCGCAGTCCAGGAAGAGATCACCCGCAACGAGGGCAAGCCGGAAGCTGCCATCGCCAAGATCGTTGAGGGCCGCATGGGTGGCTTCTTCAAGGATGTCGTGCTGCTCGACCAGCCGTCCCTGGCTGACTCCAAGAAGACCGTGAAGCAGTTCGCTGACGAGGCTGGCATCCAGATCACCGACTTCGTCCGCTACGAGGTCGGCCAGGCATAA